In Methanonatronarchaeum sp. AMET-Sl, one genomic interval encodes:
- the trpD gene encoding anthranilate phosphoribosyltransferase has translation MNTALKKAVSGHHLNKKEAESAINEIMTGKASDPQIASFLTAMHMKGETTEEIAAFARKIKGFAKTLENTPQPPLIDTCGTGGDGSNTFNISTATAIVTAASDINVVKHGNRSVSSRCGSADVLEELGIPLSLTIEQSETVLNKVGMVFLYAPEFHTAMKHAMTARKEVGFKTFFNIIGPLTNPANADRQLLGVFSPNLTNKIASVLKNLELERGLVVHGDGLDEITITGTTLISELKDNKIKSYHIEPEDIGLQKQPLKTIKGGDTKTNAQIINKILKGEKNAKRDIVLANAGAAIYLSGKASSIKEGVEIAKNSIDSGASMEKLKELREASKHAKRT, from the coding sequence ATGAATACCGCATTAAAGAAAGCTGTTTCAGGACACCATCTTAATAAAAAAGAAGCAGAGTCCGCTATAAACGAAATAATGACCGGTAAAGCCAGCGACCCCCAAATAGCTTCATTCTTAACAGCAATGCACATGAAGGGAGAGACAACAGAAGAAATAGCTGCCTTTGCAAGAAAGATAAAGGGTTTTGCAAAGACCCTTGAAAACACCCCTCAACCCCCATTGATAGATACATGTGGAACCGGTGGAGATGGCTCGAACACATTTAACATAAGCACTGCTACAGCAATAGTCACAGCCGCATCAGATATAAACGTGGTGAAACATGGAAACAGAAGTGTCAGCAGTCGCTGCGGCTCCGCAGATGTCCTAGAAGAACTAGGAATCCCTTTATCACTAACAATAGAACAATCGGAAACAGTTTTAAATAAAGTAGGAATGGTTTTTCTCTACGCTCCAGAGTTTCATACCGCAATGAAACATGCAATGACCGCAAGAAAAGAAGTCGGATTCAAAACATTCTTCAACATAATCGGACCTCTAACAAACCCAGCAAACGCAGACAGACAACTATTAGGTGTTTTCTCACCCAACCTAACAAATAAAATCGCTTCAGTATTAAAAAACCTCGAATTAGAACGAGGTTTAGTAGTTCACGGCGATGGACTTGATGAAATAACTATAACAGGAACCACATTAATATCCGAACTCAAAGACAACAAAATAAAATCCTATCATATAGAGCCAGAAGACATAGGCCTTCAAAAACAACCTCTAAAAACAATAAAAGGTGGAGACACTAAAACAAACGCCCAAATCATCAATAAAATACTAAAAGGAGAGAAAAACGCTAAAAGAGACATAGTTCTAGCTAACGCAGGTGCTGCAATCTACCTATCCGGAAAAGCCAGCTCAATCAAAGAAGGAGTTGAAATAGCTAAAAACAGTATAGACAGTGGTGCAAGCATGGAAAAACTAAAAGAGTTAAGGGAGGCAAGCAAACATGCCAAACGTACTTAA